In Candidatus Binataceae bacterium, one DNA window encodes the following:
- a CDS encoding DOMON-like domain-containing protein, producing MSRSAGADAELRTDFRLDGDLGRIRVPAAHAPRIATDLWRHTCFEVFIAIEGQPAYHEFNFAPSGEWTVYAFSGYRAGGPLADGTMRPRIDVRSDGSRLELDARVRLNPLSAIHPSAPLRIGLAAVIEADDGRLSYWALLHQGDKPDFHDAGGFALLLGPPDS from the coding sequence GTGAGCCGATCTGCCGGCGCCGACGCTGAACTCCGAACAGACTTTCGCCTGGACGGCGACCTCGGCCGAATCCGCGTTCCCGCGGCGCACGCCCCGCGCATCGCGACCGATCTCTGGCGTCACACCTGCTTCGAAGTCTTCATAGCCATCGAAGGGCAACCGGCATACCACGAGTTCAATTTCGCCCCGTCGGGCGAATGGACCGTCTATGCCTTCTCCGGCTACCGAGCGGGCGGACCGCTCGCGGACGGGACGATGCGCCCGCGGATTGACGTGCGCTCCGACGGCAGCCGGCTCGAGCTGGATGCGCGCGTGCGGCTCAATCCTCTGTCGGCCATTCATCCAAGCGCGCCCCTGCGTATCGGCCTCGCGGCGGTTATCGAGGCTGACGACGGGCGGCTCTCGTACTGGGCGCTGCTCCATCAGGGCGACAAACCGGACTTTCACGACGCCGGCGGCTTCGCGCTGCTGCTCGGGCCGCCCGATTCGTAG